A window of the Schistocerca nitens isolate TAMUIC-IGC-003100 chromosome 5, iqSchNite1.1, whole genome shotgun sequence genome harbors these coding sequences:
- the LOC126259655 gene encoding uncharacterized protein LOC126259655, with product MSSKNNKVCDPDNICSEHLKTTFPVLVIPLTALLNECLKRGIVPDQWKYSKIFTTLLCKRLRDILDEKLPDSQFGFRCGRSVAQAVHCLQTDTKMAVANRGGKLHAIFVDFTKAFDTINRSILMKKLETSLGPRHYLLPVIRDLHYFFYRLLKP from the exons ATGAGCTCGAAGAACAATAAAGTATGTGACCCAGACAACATCTGTAGCGAGCACCTGAAAACTACGTTCCCTGTACTAGTGATTCCCCTCACAGCGCTCCTCAATGAGTGCCTGAAACGAGGAATTGTACCAGATCAGTGGAAATATTCGAAA ATCTTTACAACACTACTGTGCAAGCGTCTTAGAGATATCCTCGATGAGAAACTCCCCGattcacagtttggtttcagatgtgGGAGATCAGTGGCACAAGCTGTACACTGTCTCCAAACCGATACAAAAATGGCCGTAGCGAACCGAGGGGGAAAGCTTCATGCAATTTTCGTAGACTTTACCAAGGCGTTCGACACAATCAATAGATCCATTCTAATGAAGAAACTGGAAACCTCCCTAGGTCCAAGACATtacctgttgccagtcattagagacCTCCATTACTTTTTTTACAGACTGTTGAAACCATAA